Proteins encoded within one genomic window of Passer domesticus isolate bPasDom1 unplaced genomic scaffold, bPasDom1.hap1 HAP1_SCAFFOLD_55, whole genome shotgun sequence:
- the LOC135292887 gene encoding zinc finger protein 572-like: MSLDTEAEQELRMESREDKSPWQNLVAEAILSSSMAQEPNGEEKPRRCRTRRGCKRRWRGSEGERASLGREGGRRWSQSSELVVHEEVPDGEKPHKCLECGRGFQISSNLIRHQRSHTGERPYECDQCRKRFRSSSSLLVHQRTHTQERPFRCPDCGQGFRQSFHLVWHR, encoded by the exons atgtccctggacactgaggcag agcaggagctgaggatggagagcagggaggacaaatccccgtggcagaacctcgtggcagaggccattttgagcagctccatggcgcaggaacccaacggggaggaaaagccccggagatgccgcacgaggaggggctgcaaacgcagatggcggggatctgagggggaaagagccagcctgggccgggaaggcggccggagatggagccagagctcggagctggtggtccatgaggaggttcctgatggggagaagccccacaagtgcttggagtgtgggaggGGCTTCCAGATAAGCTCCAACCTGATCCGgcaccagaggagccacactggggaacggccctacgagtgtgatcagtgcaggaagaggtttcggagcagctccagtctcctcgTGCACcagcgcacacacacacaggagaggcccttccgctgccccgactgcgggcagggcttcaggcagAGCTTCCATCTTGTCTGGCACCGGTGA